A window from Neobacillus sp. PS3-40 encodes these proteins:
- a CDS encoding spore germination protein GerPE has translation MLQRSSCVDTLKLDIVAFASTVQLGDSCIINGLSRALAVQREEEVFLGNEGSYNYPVFSEPIPFLPIDEDISYLTHNLNPIIKVKKIRITGMSSASILHVGNSQNVSMEVRVKHIRQLLPHEEEQTQE, from the coding sequence ATGCTGCAACGATCCTCTTGCGTTGATACTCTAAAGCTAGACATTGTTGCCTTCGCATCGACTGTCCAATTAGGTGATTCTTGTATTATTAACGGTCTCTCTCGAGCCTTAGCGGTTCAAAGGGAAGAAGAGGTTTTTTTAGGAAATGAAGGAAGTTATAACTATCCTGTCTTTTCCGAACCCATTCCTTTTTTACCAATAGATGAGGACATATCCTATCTGACACATAATCTTAATCCTATCATTAAAGTGAAAAAGATCAGGATTACTGGGATGTCTTCAGCCTCTATTTTACACGTTGGCAACAGCCAGAACGTTTCGATGGAGGTAAGAGTTAAGCATATCAGGCAGCTTCTTCCACATGAGGAGGAACAAACTCAGGAATAA
- a CDS encoding spore gernimation protein GerPD, producing MIYEVYNRNLCVECISIIGVSSSSLVMVGDTQTIQLASTFDTPAESLIIGPFVPLAPDVT from the coding sequence ATGATTTATGAAGTCTATAACCGTAATCTTTGTGTAGAATGCATTAGTATCATCGGGGTATCAAGTTCATCATTAGTTATGGTTGGTGATACACAAACGATTCAGCTTGCTTCGACCTTTGATACACCTGCAGAATCATTAATTATTGGACCATTTGTACCATTAGCACCGGATGTGACCTAA
- the gerPC gene encoding spore germination protein GerPC, which translates to MNQEYYQYFQWLQSCIQAQEQRIIGLEKSIQQIAEELKQLKEKPTIHVDTIEYKFDQLKVETLEGTLNIGLNPSDMQGIEDFAVKNNTLNTPPNPKAQMQRSMEIEDAIFNYLEIDLPGLVQDTGSRLNIQPTESYLSFIKEDIKKQLPTRIDFHLKSSAAIEQSEESIKMSNKNIIELIKKEIQNGVSVFLNHLPENVKGMKPE; encoded by the coding sequence ATGAATCAGGAATATTACCAGTACTTTCAATGGCTACAAAGCTGTATTCAAGCACAAGAACAGAGAATAATAGGTTTGGAGAAATCCATTCAACAAATAGCTGAAGAATTAAAACAATTAAAAGAAAAACCCACTATTCATGTTGATACGATTGAATACAAGTTTGATCAATTGAAAGTAGAGACGCTTGAAGGAACATTAAATATTGGTTTAAATCCTTCGGATATGCAAGGAATTGAAGATTTTGCTGTAAAAAATAACACATTAAACACACCTCCAAATCCAAAAGCACAAATGCAAAGGTCAATGGAAATCGAAGATGCAATTTTTAATTATTTGGAAATCGATTTGCCTGGGTTGGTTCAAGATACAGGAAGCAGATTAAATATCCAACCAACTGAATCATATTTATCTTTTATTAAAGAGGATATAAAAAAGCAACTGCCCACTCGAATTGATTTTCACCTAAAATCCTCAGCAGCAATAGAACAATCAGAGGAAAGCATTAAAATGTCAAATAAAAATATTATTGAGCTAATAAAAAAAGAAATCCAAAACGGTGTATCTGTATTTTTAAATCATTTGCCTGAAAATGTGAAGGGAATGAAACCGGAATGA
- a CDS encoding spore germination protein GerPB, producing MNFYIQQSIHIHFIKIGGISNSSVLQIGSAGIIKPASYLYNTGGFTQPAPLALKQPVSMTSSLLQTPSVPLQAAVREEEETSTVF from the coding sequence ATGAATTTTTATATCCAACAGTCTATTCATATCCATTTCATTAAAATTGGTGGTATTTCTAATTCATCTGTTTTACAAATTGGCAGTGCCGGAATCATTAAACCTGCTTCATATTTATATAATACCGGTGGATTCACACAACCGGCACCATTGGCGTTAAAACAGCCGGTATCAATGACTTCCTCTCTTCTACAAACACCTTCCGTACCATTACAAGCTGCCGTTCGAGAGGAAGAGGAAACCAGCACTGTTTTCTAA
- a CDS encoding spore germination protein, with translation MPAIVGVAQVITLGSSSVFHIGDVYKIMPLSNAKTFSGAGSFNTGESLTVRNNQSSTNTYDPDSIDQAILLNA, from the coding sequence ATGCCAGCTATCGTAGGAGTTGCCCAAGTCATTACATTAGGTAGTAGTTCTGTCTTCCATATTGGGGATGTTTATAAAATTATGCCATTATCAAATGCAAAGACCTTCTCCGGAGCTGGTTCTTTTAATACAGGCGAAAGTTTGACAGTCCGGAATAATCAAAGCTCTACCAACACATATGATCCTGATTCAATTGATCAGGCAATACTTCTTAATGCTTAG
- a CDS encoding DUF192 domain-containing protein: protein MLKVVNLSNGTELANCASSANTFFKRLKGLMFTKSLPAGHGLHIQPCRSIHTFFMNYAIDILYLSEQLEIVGMDETMKPRSVGKYQPMAFSILELPAGAIRKTETKIGHYLTIK, encoded by the coding sequence ATGTTGAAGGTCGTGAACCTGTCAAACGGAACGGAACTTGCAAACTGTGCATCAAGTGCTAATACGTTTTTTAAACGGTTAAAAGGGCTGATGTTTACAAAAAGTTTGCCTGCAGGACACGGCTTACACATTCAACCCTGCCGATCGATTCATACTTTCTTTATGAACTATGCAATTGATATTCTTTACCTAAGCGAACAGCTCGAAATTGTAGGTATGGACGAAACAATGAAACCACGATCGGTCGGAAAATATCAGCCAATGGCATTCTCCATTTTGGAGCTTCCTGCGGGAGCGATTAGAAAAACGGAAACAAAAATCGGACATTATCTAACTATTAAATGA
- a CDS encoding Flp family type IVb pilin has translation MMKKIKALFTEEQGQGMTEYGLVLGIIAVAVVGVLALLRTQIMDMFTSVTDAVTNR, from the coding sequence ATGATGAAAAAAATAAAAGCATTATTCACTGAAGAACAAGGACAAGGTATGACTGAGTATGGATTAGTTTTAGGGATTATTGCAGTAGCGGTTGTTGGAGTACTGGCATTGCTTCGTACTCAAATTATGGATATGTTTACTTCTGTTACGGATGCTGTTACAAATAGATAA
- a CDS encoding A24 family peptidase has product MWSTILLLILLIICVITDVQKRKIYNSVLLPFLLTGWIIHTATAGLLGLSGTLLGTAVGLGILLIPYFLGGMGAGDVKLLAVIEALKGMSFVLLVALNMAFAGGIMALFIIIFQKGLKKRLFHVLSFLHGLRYGIRVPLIDDNGALKTTYPYGIAIAAGAIYQVFRSGGFPL; this is encoded by the coding sequence ATGTGGAGTACAATTCTCCTACTTATACTTTTAATCATATGCGTCATTACTGATGTTCAGAAAAGAAAAATCTATAATTCTGTTTTATTACCATTTTTACTGACTGGCTGGATCATCCATACTGCTACTGCTGGACTTTTAGGGCTATCAGGGACTTTGCTAGGTACAGCAGTTGGCCTTGGAATTTTACTCATTCCCTATTTCCTTGGAGGGATGGGGGCAGGGGATGTAAAGCTTTTAGCCGTTATTGAGGCTTTAAAAGGAATGTCATTCGTACTTTTAGTAGCACTTAATATGGCTTTTGCTGGTGGGATTATGGCACTTTTCATAATCATATTCCAAAAAGGGTTAAAGAAAAGATTGTTTCATGTTCTATCCTTCCTACATGGTCTTCGCTATGGAATAAGGGTCCCACTTATTGATGATAATGGGGCACTTAAAACAACATATCCTTATGGAATTGCCATTGCTGCAGGAGCCATTTATCAGGTTTTCCGTTCAGGAGGCTTTCCGTTATGA
- a CDS encoding TadE/TadG family type IV pilus assembly protein encodes MRNDERGQSMVEMALLLPVLILILVGIIDFGRFIYSYAHLQMAAQETVRLGGLDKTDQAITDFAHQYVKLGDPTKLQIEITPNDAGRHSGDYVTVKLTYPFTLFTPFLSTLLPSPLTIETDSTIRVE; translated from the coding sequence ATGAGAAATGATGAGCGCGGCCAATCAATGGTAGAAATGGCATTATTGCTTCCAGTATTAATACTGATTTTGGTCGGTATTATTGATTTTGGAAGATTCATCTATTCCTATGCGCATTTACAGATGGCTGCTCAAGAGACGGTAAGGCTTGGTGGACTCGATAAAACGGACCAAGCCATTACCGATTTTGCACATCAATATGTAAAACTCGGGGACCCCACAAAATTGCAAATTGAGATTACACCAAATGATGCAGGGCGTCATTCGGGTGATTATGTTACGGTGAAATTAACGTATCCATTTACATTATTTACACCTTTTCTGTCAACGCTCCTACCATCTCCCCTAACGATTGAAACTGATTCAACTATCCGTGTGGAATGA
- a CDS encoding Tad domain-containing protein, translating into MIRLLKRLLKEESGNVLILGALSMIGLLGMAGLVIDGGFVYMTKSELQKVANATVLSGAQELTGHEENVDKIVNDILTAHKETATLQNIQITMGEKLAIDLTKPVNLSFMRLFGFQKVDVKAHSQASLGVLGRAIGAAPLGINDNITLEYYKTYQLKVDSTEVQSGNFGILALGGPGARTYEENLRYGYQEELKTGDIIDTQTGNIAGKTQTVIQELVNGCSYFPGDDITRNCSRVILIPVYKPYENDQNQMKSVMVTGFAYFFITAPMSSNDTSITGMFIKRTGTGFYEEGSSDKGAYSIRLTE; encoded by the coding sequence ATGATTCGGCTTCTAAAAAGGTTATTAAAGGAAGAATCCGGAAATGTGCTTATTCTTGGGGCTCTTTCTATGATTGGATTATTGGGGATGGCAGGACTTGTGATTGATGGTGGTTTTGTCTATATGACAAAAAGTGAGCTTCAAAAAGTTGCGAATGCAACCGTCCTTTCTGGAGCCCAGGAATTGACTGGACACGAAGAAAATGTCGACAAAATTGTCAATGATATTTTAACTGCACACAAAGAAACGGCTACATTACAAAACATTCAAATAACGATGGGGGAAAAACTTGCCATAGATTTAACGAAACCGGTAAACCTTTCTTTTATGAGACTATTTGGATTTCAAAAAGTTGATGTGAAAGCTCATTCCCAAGCTTCACTTGGAGTATTGGGGAGGGCAATTGGTGCAGCACCACTAGGTATAAACGATAATATTACACTGGAATATTACAAGACATATCAATTAAAGGTTGATTCCACGGAAGTGCAAAGCGGGAATTTTGGGATACTTGCCTTAGGCGGGCCAGGGGCAAGAACATATGAAGAAAACTTGAGGTACGGATATCAGGAAGAATTAAAAACGGGCGATATTATCGACACACAAACAGGGAATATTGCTGGAAAGACACAAACTGTTATTCAAGAGCTTGTGAATGGATGTTCCTATTTTCCAGGGGATGATATCACTCGGAATTGTTCAAGAGTTATCCTTATTCCCGTCTATAAACCATATGAAAATGATCAAAATCAAATGAAAAGTGTTATGGTAACGGGATTTGCCTATTTCTTTATTACAGCACCGATGAGCTCAAACGATACTTCCATAACAGGTATGTTTATAAAAAGAACAGGAACAGGTTTTTATGAAGAAGGTAGCAGTGATAAGGGTGCATATAGCATTCGATTAACGGAGTAG
- the cpaB gene encoding Flp pilus assembly protein CpaB — protein sequence MRSKFILMLSLLMGIVTTLLFYQYMKQLNAEKADTTRTVEVVVAKDKIEKNERITTEKLEMMKMPEKLVLPQSLKSFNDADGKIATSVIEKGEPVLTHRLVSEKEERVYVSRKVREGFRAASVGVNINQSVSNLIEPEDEVDVVYTKENKDKSNQSPPNSIILIQKARVLAVGRKMGTPENSKEPYVEYTSVTLELKPDDAVTIINASEQGKIQLILYQRPKMDEDNKPN from the coding sequence ATGCGATCAAAATTTATTCTTATGTTATCACTTTTAATGGGGATTGTGACGACCCTTTTATTTTATCAATATATGAAACAATTAAATGCAGAAAAAGCTGATACGACTCGAACAGTTGAAGTTGTTGTTGCTAAGGATAAAATTGAAAAAAATGAAAGAATCACTACGGAAAAACTAGAAATGATGAAGATGCCAGAAAAACTTGTTCTCCCACAGTCACTTAAAAGTTTTAATGATGCTGATGGAAAGATTGCGACATCGGTGATTGAAAAAGGGGAGCCAGTCCTTACACATAGACTTGTATCGGAAAAGGAAGAGAGAGTCTATGTGTCTCGTAAAGTACGAGAGGGATTTAGGGCAGCATCTGTAGGTGTAAATATTAATCAATCTGTTTCAAATTTAATCGAACCGGAAGACGAGGTAGATGTTGTTTATACAAAGGAAAACAAGGACAAGTCCAACCAATCCCCACCGAATTCAATTATTTTGATCCAAAAAGCAAGGGTGCTTGCGGTGGGAAGAAAAATGGGTACCCCTGAAAATTCTAAAGAACCATATGTAGAATACACCTCGGTTACCTTGGAGCTTAAACCTGATGATGCAGTTACGATTATTAATGCATCGGAACAGGGGAAAATTCAGTTAATATTGTATCAACGCCCTAAAATGGATGAGGACAACAAACCAAATTAG
- a CDS encoding AAA family ATPase yields MTGRTEEQIGQINTNRRHGEMIAVCSAKGGIGRTILTVNLAVALFKKNFSVAVLDGDFQFGDVSLALDLHTSFTVKEVIEGLETLDEHSILGYLSTHESGVRALPAPERPEFADLVTKEAMDKIIELMVRQHDYIVADTGAGLNEQTIHLIEKADKILVVTNLEMTAMKNTKLLLETLEVLGLRSKVRVIINRANMESVIKAEDAATILGEANPIYIPNDFQICSQSLNIGVPFVLSQGKTEVAKGVFKMAELLTSNRSIHSTHSKTNHSIMSKWFSKKRNKGGSGE; encoded by the coding sequence ATGACAGGCCGAACTGAGGAGCAAATCGGGCAAATAAATACTAATCGCAGACATGGAGAAATGATTGCTGTATGCAGTGCAAAAGGCGGGATTGGGCGCACCATTTTAACCGTAAACTTAGCAGTAGCATTATTTAAAAAGAATTTTTCGGTAGCCGTACTTGATGGTGATTTTCAATTTGGGGATGTTAGCCTTGCTTTAGACCTGCACACTTCATTTACTGTGAAAGAAGTAATTGAAGGATTAGAAACACTTGATGAACATAGCATTCTCGGCTATTTATCGACACATGAAAGTGGTGTACGAGCTCTACCTGCACCAGAGCGGCCAGAATTTGCTGATTTGGTGACAAAAGAGGCGATGGATAAAATTATTGAGTTAATGGTAAGACAACATGATTACATCGTTGCCGATACTGGTGCTGGTTTAAATGAACAAACCATTCATTTGATTGAAAAAGCGGATAAAATACTTGTTGTTACAAATCTGGAAATGACGGCAATGAAGAATACAAAACTTTTGCTAGAGACATTGGAGGTTCTTGGGCTGCGATCAAAAGTTAGGGTGATAATAAACAGAGCAAATATGGAGAGTGTCATTAAAGCTGAGGATGCAGCAACTATATTAGGGGAAGCAAATCCGATTTATATTCCAAATGACTTTCAAATTTGCTCGCAATCACTGAATATTGGTGTACCTTTTGTTCTCAGTCAAGGTAAAACTGAGGTTGCTAAAGGAGTTTTTAAAATGGCAGAATTACTTACAAGCAATCGAAGCATTCATTCGACTCATTCGAAAACAAACCACTCCATTATGTCAAAATGGTTCTCAAAAAAGCGGAATAAAGGAGGGTCTGGCGAATGA